One Gemmatimonadaceae bacterium DNA segment encodes these proteins:
- a CDS encoding alginate lyase family protein, producing MSITQKLGKLRGRSLDEVRERLAQRLAALAERAGLRDAGEPSDARLRSALRPEWRGHDLAFVVRAVREGAHPRLAPGIDDLASTLATVRSRWPERVTELARTADDIVAGRFELLGHETLEIADPIDWSRDPLRDVRAPDAHWSTIAYLDPRVAGDHKLVWELSRHQFLVTLGQAYALTRRESYAVRAARLLESWMDANPPKRGINWASSLEVAYRSIAWLWALRFLAGSPVFGDGLVLRLLKFLEVSARHLERYLSTYFSPNTHLTGEALALLYLGTQLPMFEGAPRWRDRGWDILLAQLQRHVRPDGTYYEQATYYQRYTLDIYLHARLLGSAHGLGDVRCVDEALHRLATSTAWVARADGTIPLFGDEDGGRLLFLDGRPGDDVRASIATVAALLGDAALAQIGGAASDEVVWMLGRDGMARLDRLQQEGAGSGTLLAGGASTARDQRDGGLFTMRDGWEEDAAVLTLDCGPLGADNGGHAHADSLALDLAIGSTPVFVDAGTVSYTTSSAERDLMRSSLVHNTVSLDGVSSSVPAGPFRWDAMTHGVLDAWHSTPAGTLFEGHHDGYDRLPSPARHRRLVLAARRGWWLVRDVIEGDGVHDAVATFQCAPGLDLEAEGDTLRVLDDGRLFLSVRALGAEGTWRLDDGVASRRYGARERARRARFAFRTAPPATAVIFALIRGIGREWRVSHEREATASGLRETVRLHGDEVRDTVSFGASGNAEGVQTDARVAWVRRRASDGMVESLLAIGGTRLELDGTQLAEPAGGVVSAIRERGGWRVDRSDVREGPGPGAKP from the coding sequence ATGTCGATCACCCAGAAGCTGGGCAAGCTCAGGGGGCGCTCCCTGGACGAGGTGCGAGAGCGCCTCGCGCAGCGCCTCGCCGCGCTCGCCGAGCGTGCGGGATTGCGCGACGCCGGCGAGCCGTCGGACGCGCGCCTGCGCTCGGCGCTGCGCCCCGAGTGGCGCGGGCACGACCTGGCCTTCGTGGTGCGCGCGGTGCGGGAGGGTGCGCATCCGCGCCTGGCTCCGGGAATCGACGACTTGGCGTCGACCCTGGCCACGGTGCGCAGCCGCTGGCCTGAGCGCGTGACCGAGCTGGCGCGCACCGCCGACGATATCGTCGCGGGGCGCTTCGAATTGTTAGGGCACGAGACGCTGGAGATCGCCGACCCGATCGACTGGTCGCGCGACCCGTTGCGCGATGTGCGCGCCCCCGACGCGCACTGGAGCACCATCGCGTACCTCGACCCCCGCGTAGCCGGCGATCACAAGCTCGTGTGGGAACTGAGCCGCCACCAGTTCCTCGTGACGCTCGGGCAGGCATATGCCCTCACGCGGCGCGAGTCGTACGCCGTGCGCGCGGCACGGCTCCTCGAGAGCTGGATGGACGCCAACCCGCCCAAGCGCGGCATCAACTGGGCCAGCAGCCTCGAGGTCGCCTACCGATCGATTGCCTGGCTCTGGGCGCTGCGCTTCCTCGCTGGCTCTCCCGTGTTTGGCGATGGGCTCGTGCTGCGGCTGCTCAAGTTCCTCGAGGTGAGCGCGCGCCACCTCGAGCGCTACCTCTCCACGTACTTCAGCCCCAACACGCACCTCACGGGCGAGGCGCTTGCCCTCCTGTACCTCGGCACGCAGCTGCCCATGTTCGAGGGCGCGCCGCGCTGGCGTGACCGCGGATGGGACATCCTGCTCGCGCAGCTGCAACGGCACGTGCGCCCCGACGGGACGTATTACGAACAGGCGACGTACTACCAGCGATACACGCTCGACATCTACCTGCACGCGCGCCTGCTGGGGAGCGCGCACGGGCTGGGCGACGTGCGTTGCGTGGACGAGGCGCTGCACCGCCTGGCCACGTCCACCGCGTGGGTGGCGCGCGCCGACGGGACCATCCCGCTCTTTGGCGATGAGGACGGGGGGCGCCTCCTCTTCCTCGATGGTCGCCCGGGCGACGACGTGCGCGCGTCAATCGCCACCGTCGCCGCCCTCCTGGGCGACGCGGCGCTGGCTCAGATTGGCGGTGCGGCCAGCGACGAGGTGGTGTGGATGCTCGGCCGGGATGGCATGGCCCGCCTGGATCGCCTGCAGCAGGAGGGGGCGGGGTCCGGCACCCTCCTGGCCGGCGGCGCATCGACCGCCCGCGACCAGCGCGACGGCGGCCTGTTCACGATGCGCGATGGGTGGGAGGAAGACGCGGCGGTGCTCACGCTCGATTGCGGACCTTTGGGTGCGGACAATGGCGGGCACGCCCACGCCGATTCGCTGGCGCTCGATCTCGCCATCGGGAGCACTCCCGTGTTTGTCGATGCGGGGACCGTCAGCTACACCACGTCGAGCGCCGAGCGCGACCTCATGCGCTCGTCGCTGGTGCACAACACCGTCTCGCTCGACGGCGTCTCGTCCTCGGTCCCGGCCGGCCCGTTTCGCTGGGATGCCATGACGCACGGTGTGCTGGATGCGTGGCACTCGACGCCGGCCGGTACGCTCTTCGAGGGGCATCACGACGGCTACGATCGCCTGCCATCGCCGGCGCGCCATCGGCGTTTGGTGCTGGCGGCGCGCCGCGGCTGGTGGCTGGTGCGCGACGTCATCGAGGGCGATGGGGTGCACGATGCGGTGGCCACCTTTCAGTGCGCCCCCGGGCTCGACCTCGAGGCGGAGGGCGACACGCTGCGTGTGCTGGACGACGGGCGGCTCTTCCTGAGCGTGCGCGCGTTAGGCGCGGAGGGAACGTGGCGCCTCGACGACGGCGTCGCGTCACGCCGATACGGGGCGCGGGAGCGGGCGCGACGCGCGCGATTCGCCTTCCGGACGGCGCCACCGGCCACCGCGGTCATCTTTGCCCTCATCCGGGGCATCGGGCGCGAGTGGCGCGTGAGCCACGAACGAGAGGCGACGGCCAGCGGCCTCCGCGAGACCGTGCGCCTGCACGGCGACGAGGTGCGCGACACGGTGTCGTTTGGCGCCAGCGGCAACGCCGAGGGGGTCCAGACTGACGCCCGCGTGGCGTGGGTGAGGCGCCGCGCGTCTGATGGCATGGTGGAATCGCTCCTGGCGATCGGTGGCACGCGCCTCGAACTGGATGGGACGCAGCTTGCCGAGCCGGCAGGGGGGGTGGTGAGCGCCATTCGGGAGCGCGGAGGGTGGCGCGTGGACCGATCAGACGTCCGCGAGGGGCCCGGCCCCGGCGCGAAACCCTAA
- the asnB gene encoding asparagine synthase (glutamine-hydrolyzing) translates to MCGICGIVTGPRGTRAADRDTVERMCHSIVHRGPDGSGYFVEPGVALGHRRLSIVDVTHGAQPMASDDGRFTIVYNGEVYNHPVLMPQLQAQGVRYHTHCDTETVLHLYERLGKALPTELRGMFAIAIWDRQERELYLVRDRLGVKPVYYAHLEDGTLVFASEIKAILASAMIRPALNADAFPDYLANFAPSGNETMFAGIRRLPAGHSLTWKDGAISIAQYWDLHFAEGMLDERDDASLVDEYRERFRDAVQMRLMADVPLGMFLSGGIDSAAITAMMSQLVDEPIKTFSVAFAEREANELKYARMVARRYATDHHEIVVSPESFWGALPKLVWHEDEPIAHPSSIALNFVSRLAAERVKVVLTGEGSDETLAGYNRYRMTVYNSKLGARYEHLAPRAMRAAVKSGIDALPGSTGLRRKLERTFLYLPSDLDTIYFDNFAVFGRARQAEVLSPAMRERCIGIDPYAAHHAALEHSDARSLLNKLLYADTKTYLHELLMKQDQMSMAASIESRVPFLDHPLVEFAAALPLRMKLRGVTTKHILREAMRPHLPPEILSRRKMGFPVPVGAWFAGAWRHLVDEFVLSPRAAARGLFDMNAISAIADHHLRGEQKHDQRLWALVNLEIWQRIFLDGESVEAISVAP, encoded by the coding sequence ATGTGCGGGATTTGCGGGATCGTCACCGGACCTCGGGGCACGCGCGCCGCGGATCGCGACACGGTGGAGCGCATGTGCCACTCCATCGTGCACCGCGGCCCCGACGGGAGCGGCTACTTCGTGGAGCCCGGCGTCGCGCTCGGACATCGCCGCCTGTCGATCGTCGACGTCACGCACGGGGCACAGCCGATGGCCTCCGACGATGGCCGCTTCACCATCGTCTACAACGGCGAAGTCTACAATCACCCGGTGCTGATGCCGCAGCTGCAAGCGCAGGGCGTCCGGTACCACACGCACTGCGACACCGAGACGGTCTTGCACCTGTACGAACGCCTGGGCAAGGCGCTGCCGACCGAGCTCCGCGGAATGTTCGCCATCGCCATCTGGGACCGGCAGGAGCGCGAGCTCTACCTCGTCCGCGACCGCCTGGGCGTGAAGCCGGTGTACTACGCGCACCTCGAGGATGGGACGCTCGTCTTTGCCTCGGAGATCAAGGCGATCCTCGCCTCCGCGATGATCCGGCCAGCGCTCAATGCCGATGCCTTCCCCGACTACCTGGCAAACTTCGCCCCGTCGGGCAACGAGACGATGTTCGCCGGGATCCGCCGGCTCCCCGCGGGGCACTCGCTCACCTGGAAGGATGGCGCGATCAGCATTGCCCAGTACTGGGACCTGCACTTCGCCGAGGGAATGCTCGACGAGCGAGACGACGCCTCGCTCGTGGACGAGTATCGTGAGCGCTTTCGCGATGCGGTGCAGATGCGCCTGATGGCCGACGTCCCCCTCGGGATGTTCCTCTCCGGTGGCATCGACTCGGCGGCCATCACGGCGATGATGTCGCAACTGGTCGATGAGCCCATCAAGACCTTCTCGGTCGCCTTTGCCGAACGCGAGGCAAACGAACTGAAGTATGCGCGCATGGTCGCGCGCCGCTACGCAACCGATCATCACGAGATCGTCGTGAGCCCGGAGAGCTTCTGGGGAGCGCTCCCCAAGCTCGTGTGGCACGAGGACGAGCCGATCGCGCATCCGTCGAGCATCGCCCTCAACTTCGTCTCGCGCCTCGCCGCCGAGCGCGTGAAGGTCGTCCTCACGGGCGAAGGGAGCGACGAAACGCTCGCCGGCTACAATCGGTATCGCATGACGGTCTACAACTCCAAGCTCGGCGCGCGCTACGAACACCTCGCGCCGCGGGCGATGCGCGCCGCGGTGAAGTCGGGGATCGATGCGCTGCCGGGATCGACGGGGTTGCGCCGGAAGCTGGAGCGGACCTTCCTGTACCTCCCCAGCGACCTGGATACGATCTACTTCGACAACTTCGCCGTCTTCGGCCGCGCGCGTCAGGCAGAGGTGCTCTCCCCCGCGATGCGCGAGCGCTGCATCGGCATCGATCCGTATGCCGCACATCACGCGGCGCTTGAGCACTCCGACGCGAGATCGCTGCTCAACAAGCTGCTCTATGCCGACACCAAGACGTACCTGCACGAACTGTTGATGAAGCAGGACCAGATGAGCATGGCGGCGTCGATCGAGAGCCGCGTCCCGTTCCTCGATCACCCGCTGGTCGAATTCGCGGCCGCACTCCCGTTGCGCATGAAGCTTCGTGGCGTGACGACGAAGCACATCCTGCGCGAGGCCATGCGACCGCATCTCCCACCGGAAATCCTGAGTCGCAGGAAGATGGGCTTCCCGGTCCCAGTTGGAGCCTGGTTCGCCGGCGCCTGGCGACACCTGGTCGACGAGTTCGTGCTATCGCCACGCGCGGCGGCGCGCGGGCTCTTCGACATGAACGCCATCTCCGCCATCGCCGACCACCACTTGCGCGGCGAGCAGAAGCATGACCAACGCCTCTGGGCGCTCGTCAATCTGGAGATCTGGCAGCGCATCTTCC